In Daucus carota subsp. sativus chromosome 4, DH1 v3.0, whole genome shotgun sequence, one DNA window encodes the following:
- the LOC108217985 gene encoding uncharacterized protein LOC108217985: MTEGSGHSTHQQSPVTAVAEQDFRPVFLMAISDVVGRNLTILYLVIIAGVKIYGLTTGRSYAGGFVLMISTVVVLAILLATLTWDVSRKATYALMPDYEDKGHDHPVCRGGICWHGVAVRSPASQLRFRLLQNDQANNNLRM, encoded by the exons ATGACCGAAGGCAGTGGTCATAGTACTCACCAGCAGTCACCAGTTACCG CAGTGGCGGAACAGGATTTTCGTCCCGTCTTTCTTATGGCGATTTCTGATGTGGTAGGGCGGAACTTGACTATCTTATACTTGGTGATTATAGCCGGTGTTAAAATTTATGGTTTGACAACTGGCCGGAGTTATGCCGGCGGGTTTGTGCTAATGATATCCACGGTGGTGGTGCTGGCTATATTGCTTGCCACGCTGACGTGGGATGTTTCTCGCAAGGCCACGTATGCGTTGATGCCTGATTATGAAGATAAGGGGCATGATCATCCTGTATGTCGAGGTGGCATCTGCTGGCACGGTGTCGCCGTCAGGTCGCCGGCGTCTCAGCTCCGGTTCAGACTCTTGCAAAATGATCAAGCAAACAACAATCTTCGTATGTAA